In Deinococcus sp. QL22, the following are encoded in one genomic region:
- the tig gene encoding trigger factor yields the protein MAELISKEGNKVEFKVTVPAAEVNRAYEQVWAGLARDVRVPGFRPGKAPRKVLEGRVGKGYVEQEVRDRLLQVHYPQGARDLQLNLVDATIDPADVVSGQSFDFTVKGETYPAVTLGDWKAAQMTATSPEITDEVLGRTLADLQERNATFESVDRAIEATDQVTIEEQGEEGGTYPVYLDVAEAHVREALLGKHKGDTVEITVPAHQHGDHEHAEHTVTVIVQDVKTKQLQELDDAFAASLNFDNLERLRTDLKAELERRAQQEGDTARREEFITQLVEGMTVEIPRALLDNRRESMMEEIKDDLSRQGVQWGEYESFMQEQGKLDEFMADLAKNAETRVRRDLALEQLAADLKVQVSDAEFNQTMNGLAQANNMTAQQLRTQLGPNGLNNYYASIMREKGLQMAIAQLTAPAAEADAAPTQAEEVQSDEAQADAPEAAQTEAEQTEGEGQKTE from the coding sequence ATGGCAGAGCTGATCAGCAAAGAAGGCAACAAAGTCGAGTTTAAGGTCACGGTTCCCGCTGCCGAGGTCAACCGCGCTTACGAGCAAGTGTGGGCGGGCCTGGCCCGTGACGTGCGCGTTCCCGGTTTCCGGCCCGGCAAAGCCCCCCGCAAGGTGTTGGAAGGCCGCGTTGGGAAGGGTTATGTAGAGCAGGAAGTGCGTGACCGGCTTCTTCAGGTGCATTACCCGCAAGGCGCGCGCGACCTGCAATTGAACCTCGTGGACGCCACCATCGACCCCGCCGACGTGGTCAGTGGGCAGTCGTTCGACTTCACCGTGAAGGGCGAAACCTACCCCGCCGTCACGCTGGGTGACTGGAAGGCCGCGCAGATGACGGCCACTTCCCCCGAAATCACCGACGAAGTGCTGGGCCGCACGCTGGCCGACCTTCAGGAGCGCAACGCCACCTTTGAAAGCGTTGACCGCGCCATCGAAGCCACCGATCAGGTGACCATCGAGGAGCAGGGCGAAGAGGGCGGCACGTACCCCGTGTACCTCGACGTGGCCGAAGCTCACGTGCGCGAAGCCCTGCTGGGCAAGCACAAGGGCGACACCGTAGAAATCACTGTGCCTGCCCACCAGCACGGCGACCATGAGCACGCCGAGCATACGGTGACAGTCATTGTGCAAGACGTGAAGACCAAGCAACTTCAGGAACTTGACGATGCGTTTGCCGCCAGCCTGAACTTTGACAACTTGGAGCGTCTACGCACTGACCTGAAGGCCGAGTTGGAGCGCCGTGCCCAGCAAGAAGGCGACACCGCCCGCCGCGAAGAGTTCATCACTCAACTCGTGGAAGGCATGACCGTCGAAATTCCCCGCGCACTGCTGGACAACCGCCGCGAAAGCATGATGGAAGAGATCAAGGACGATCTGAGCCGCCAGGGCGTCCAGTGGGGCGAGTACGAGAGCTTTATGCAGGAGCAGGGCAAACTCGACGAATTCATGGCCGACCTCGCCAAGAACGCCGAAACCCGCGTGCGCCGTGATCTGGCGCTGGAGCAACTGGCCGCCGACCTGAAAGTGCAGGTCAGCGACGCCGAGTTCAACCAGACCATGAACGGCCTTGCACAGGCCAACAACATGACCGCCCAGCAACTCCGCACGCAGCTTGGGCCAAACGGCCTGAACAACTACTACGCCTCGATCATGCGCGAAAAAGGCCTGCAAATGGCGATCGCGCAACTGACGGCTCCTGCTGCGGAAGCTGACGCTGCACCCACCCAAGCCGAGGAAGTTCAGTCTGATGAAGCTCAGGCCGACGCGCCGGAAGCTGCCCAGACCGAAGCCGAGCAGACCGAAGGCGAAGGCCAGAAAACCGAGTAA
- a CDS encoding beta-ketoacyl-ACP synthase III, which translates to MTDPDASRPSIGITALGSFAPARVVKNEEFEARMDTTAEWIQSRTGIVERRFSAPDEFTSDVGLGAVRDLLARDPDGLKDVDMVICATASPDAMFPSTAALIAGQVGLAGAGAFDLSTACSGFVYGLGMAQGLIKGGMARRVLVIGAETITKIVDQDDRNTAILFGDGAGAVVVGPVPEGYGFQDFVLGADSAGASSLYSPFLAHQLPGGFPMGKWTGMNGREVFKFAVRVLGDSGAEVLAKSGVKSDDVDWVVPHQANVRIIEAAAQRFGVPMSKMVMNLDRYGNTSSATVPLAMKEAVDDGRVKDGQQILLVAFGGGLSWAAATLKWWSGAPSVQARDWAGKAEPEAVSV; encoded by the coding sequence ATGACCGACCCTGACGCTTCTCGCCCCAGCATTGGCATCACTGCCCTCGGCTCTTTCGCACCTGCCCGCGTGGTGAAAAACGAGGAATTCGAGGCGCGGATGGACACCACCGCCGAATGGATTCAGTCCCGCACCGGGATTGTGGAACGCCGGTTTTCTGCGCCCGACGAATTTACCTCGGATGTGGGTCTGGGCGCGGTGCGTGATCTGCTGGCCCGCGACCCGGACGGCCTGAAAGACGTGGACATGGTGATCTGCGCCACCGCCAGTCCCGACGCCATGTTCCCCTCCACGGCGGCGCTGATTGCCGGACAGGTGGGTCTGGCGGGTGCGGGCGCGTTCGATCTGTCCACAGCGTGCAGCGGATTCGTGTATGGCCTGGGCATGGCGCAGGGGCTGATCAAGGGCGGGATGGCCCGCCGCGTGCTGGTCATCGGCGCCGAAACGATTACCAAAATCGTGGATCAGGATGACCGCAACACCGCCATTCTGTTTGGCGACGGTGCGGGCGCTGTGGTTGTCGGCCCCGTGCCCGAGGGCTACGGCTTTCAGGATTTCGTGCTGGGGGCAGACAGCGCGGGTGCTTCCAGCCTCTATTCCCCCTTCCTGGCCCACCAACTTCCCGGCGGCTTTCCGATGGGCAAATGGACGGGCATGAATGGGCGCGAAGTCTTCAAATTTGCCGTGCGGGTGCTGGGCGACAGCGGTGCGGAAGTCCTCGCCAAGAGTGGTGTCAAGAGCGACGATGTGGATTGGGTGGTTCCCCATCAGGCCAACGTGCGAATTATTGAGGCCGCCGCCCAGCGCTTTGGCGTGCCCATGAGCAAAATGGTGATGAATCTAGACCGCTACGGCAACACCTCCAGCGCCACTGTGCCGCTGGCCATGAAGGAAGCCGTGGACGACGGGCGCGTGAAGGACGGGCAGCAAATCCTGCTGGTGGCCTTTGGCGGCGGCCTGAGTTGGGCGGCGGCCACCCTGAAATGGTGGAGCGGTGCGCCGAGCGTGCAGGCCCGCGACTGGGCAGGCAAAGCGGAGCCTGAAGCAGTGTCGGTATGA
- the fabD gene encoding ACP S-malonyltransferase has product MTSAKPRIAALFPGQGSHSVGMGTDLTAASAAAEAVYAQAEATLPGLRALIETGPLEDLTLTANQQPALVAASVAAYRAWVAHTGLTPDFGAGHSLGEYSALVAAGSLSLPDALRLTRERGERMQQAVPVGVGAMCAVMGDPAAVLEVCAANSGIVQPANFNAPTQTVISGEKGAVDAASAELKARGLKVIPLKVSAPFHCALMQPAAAGLAPALSDTPFAPLAFPVYANVTAEAGAAPAALPELLAAQITGSVRWVETIRALADAGADVFIEFGPGTVLTGLVKRILPDARTINVGTAAQLEAFTL; this is encoded by the coding sequence ATGACCTCTGCAAAGCCCAGAATTGCGGCACTGTTCCCCGGTCAGGGATCGCATTCGGTGGGTATGGGCACTGACCTGACCGCTGCCTCCGCCGCCGCCGAAGCCGTGTACGCGCAGGCCGAAGCTACGTTGCCCGGACTGCGTGCCCTGATCGAAACTGGCCCACTAGAAGACTTGACCCTGACCGCCAATCAGCAACCTGCACTGGTGGCCGCGTCGGTGGCTGCGTACCGGGCGTGGGTGGCGCACACGGGCCTGACCCCCGATTTTGGCGCGGGCCACAGCCTCGGCGAGTATTCGGCGTTGGTGGCTGCCGGATCGCTGAGCCTGCCCGACGCCCTGCGCCTGACCCGCGAACGCGGCGAGCGGATGCAGCAGGCCGTGCCCGTGGGTGTGGGGGCCATGTGCGCCGTGATGGGCGATCCTGCCGCCGTGCTGGAAGTCTGCGCAGCCAATTCGGGCATCGTACAACCGGCCAACTTTAATGCGCCCACCCAAACAGTCATTTCGGGCGAGAAGGGCGCAGTAGACGCCGCCAGCGCCGAACTGAAAGCACGCGGCCTGAAGGTCATTCCCCTGAAGGTCAGCGCCCCGTTTCACTGCGCCCTGATGCAGCCTGCCGCCGCTGGACTGGCCCCGGCCCTCAGCGACACGCCGTTTGCGCCGCTGGCTTTCCCGGTGTATGCCAACGTGACCGCCGAAGCCGGAGCCGCCCCCGCCGCCCTGCCCGAACTGCTGGCCGCCCAGATCACGGGCAGCGTGCGCTGGGTGGAAACAATTCGCGCTTTGGCCGACGCGGGCGCGGATGTGTTCATCGAATTTGGCCCCGGCACGGTGCTGACGGGCTTGGTCAAGCGCATCCTGCCCGACGCCCGCACCATCAATGTGGGCACCGCCGCTCAGTTAGAGGCCTTCACGCTGTGA
- a CDS encoding DinB family protein produces the protein MSEPFTQAEIVAALGQTQEEVGAYFAGLAPGQFMHGNAETWSPAHHLHHLIVSNAPVGRALGLPRDRLPARIATQPSRSYPEMQALYRGALATGVKASGRFLPDPQGNQAELVAGYRQTLDALRVQVQGWNDADLDAYTLAHPALGLLSVREMLLFTLYHNAHHRVGVQNRTQMENA, from the coding sequence GTGAGCGAGCCTTTTACGCAGGCCGAAATTGTGGCAGCGCTGGGACAGACTCAGGAAGAAGTCGGCGCGTACTTTGCGGGCCTGGCCCCCGGACAATTCATGCACGGCAACGCGGAAACGTGGTCGCCTGCCCACCATCTCCATCACCTGATTGTTTCCAATGCCCCGGTGGGCAGGGCGTTGGGTCTTCCCCGTGACCGCCTGCCCGCCCGGATTGCCACGCAGCCTTCCCGCTCTTACCCTGAAATGCAGGCGCTGTACCGGGGAGCCCTCGCCACAGGCGTCAAAGCGTCTGGCCGCTTTCTGCCCGATCCGCAGGGAAATCAGGCCGAACTGGTGGCTGGATACAGGCAAACGCTGGACGCCTTGCGGGTTCAAGTGCAGGGTTGGAACGACGCCGATCTGGACGCCTATACGCTGGCGCATCCCGCTCTCGGCCTCCTCAGCGTGCGGGAAATGCTGTTGTTTACGCTGTACCACAACGCGCACCATAGGGTGGGCGTGCAAAATAGAACTCAAATGGAGAACGCATGA
- the fabG gene encoding 3-oxoacyl-[acyl-carrier-protein] reductase: protein MTDAQPTSTRKVALVTGSSRGLGRAMALQLAAAGFDVAIHYGRNAAEAEKVADTARAHGVTAQVFGADLTTPANAGALVEQVIAAFGRLDVLVNNAGITRDTLAIRMKDEDWNAVLDTNLTSAFTASRAALKHMMRARAGRIINIASVVGLMGNPGQANYVASKAGLIGLTKALAKEYGGRGITVNAVAPGFIESDMTAALPEATRTAYLGGIPLARFGQPDEVAAVVAFLASDAAAYITAQVIGVDGGLYPH, encoded by the coding sequence ATGACCGATGCTCAACCCACCTCAACCCGCAAAGTCGCCCTCGTGACTGGCAGCAGCCGGGGCTTAGGCCGCGCTATGGCCCTGCAACTGGCTGCCGCAGGTTTTGATGTCGCCATTCACTATGGCCGCAACGCCGCCGAAGCCGAAAAAGTGGCCGATACCGCCCGCGCACACGGCGTGACCGCGCAGGTGTTCGGAGCGGATCTGACCACGCCCGCCAATGCAGGAGCCTTGGTGGAACAGGTCATCGCCGCGTTTGGCCGCCTGGATGTGCTGGTGAACAATGCCGGAATCACCCGCGACACCCTGGCTATTCGCATGAAGGACGAGGACTGGAACGCCGTGCTAGACACCAACCTGACCAGCGCCTTTACCGCCAGCCGCGCTGCCCTGAAGCACATGATGCGTGCCCGCGCTGGCCGGATCATCAACATTGCCAGCGTGGTGGGGCTGATGGGCAACCCCGGACAGGCCAACTATGTCGCCAGCAAAGCCGGACTGATCGGCCTGACCAAAGCACTGGCCAAGGAGTACGGCGGACGCGGCATTACCGTGAACGCGGTGGCCCCCGGCTTCATAGAAAGCGATATGACGGCGGCCCTGCCGGAAGCGACCCGCACGGCTTATCTGGGCGGCATTCCGCTGGCCCGTTTCGGTCAGCCGGACGAGGTGGCGGCAGTGGTGGCCTTCCTCGCCAGCGACGCCGCCGCATACATCACCGCGCAGGTGATCGGGGTAGACGGCGGGCTGTATCCGCACTGA
- the acpP gene encoding acyl carrier protein, whose product MATFDDVKEVIVEKLGVDAEKVTPEARFVEDLGADSLETVELIMGLEDKFGVTISDEDAESIRTVQAAVTFIEGKQ is encoded by the coding sequence ATGGCAACTTTTGATGACGTAAAAGAAGTAATCGTGGAGAAACTCGGTGTAGACGCGGAAAAGGTAACCCCTGAAGCGCGTTTCGTAGAAGACTTGGGTGCAGACAGCCTCGAGACCGTGGAACTGATCATGGGTCTGGAAGACAAGTTCGGCGTGACCATCAGTGATGAAGATGCCGAAAGCATCCGCACCGTGCAGGCCGCCGTGACCTTTATCGAGGGCAAGCAGTAA
- the fabF gene encoding beta-ketoacyl-ACP synthase II translates to MAITGLKRVVITGVGPVTPIGLGAAAYAEAQRAGRSGIAAITHFDASSTASKIAGEVNESLDAYIDPREARKMDRYVQLALAGADLAVADSGLSAEELRGERTGTLLGSGIGGVKTFEDQSRVLVERGAGRISPMFVPMMIANMASGHVSMRFGATGPSSTVVTACATGTGAIGDAARYIQLGLADVMIAGGSEAAITPIAIGGFSNMKALSTRNDDPQTASRPFAAGRDGFVLGEGAGVVILEEYEKARARGATIYAEIVGYGTSADAHHITMPAPEGRGAQVAMRMALATAGVNPDQVGYINAHGTSTHFNDLHETQGIKAVFGDHAHKLAVSSTKSMTGHLLGAAGAIEAIAVAQALKDGILPPTINLAGDEDPALDLDYIPEGARQTQVEYALSNSFAFGGQNAALLFRRV, encoded by the coding sequence ATGGCAATTACAGGCTTAAAACGGGTGGTTATTACGGGAGTTGGGCCAGTGACGCCTATCGGTTTGGGCGCGGCGGCCTATGCCGAGGCGCAGCGGGCAGGCAGGAGTGGCATCGCGGCCATCACGCATTTTGATGCGTCCAGCACAGCCAGCAAGATTGCGGGCGAGGTCAATGAGAGCCTGGACGCCTACATAGACCCGCGTGAGGCCCGCAAGATGGACCGTTACGTGCAACTGGCGTTGGCGGGGGCAGACCTGGCCGTGGCCGACAGCGGCCTGAGCGCCGAAGAATTGCGGGGCGAGCGCACTGGAACGCTGTTGGGCAGCGGCATCGGCGGCGTCAAAACCTTTGAAGACCAGTCGCGGGTATTGGTGGAGCGCGGTGCAGGCCGAATCAGTCCCATGTTCGTTCCGATGATGATTGCCAATATGGCGTCCGGGCACGTGTCCATGCGGTTTGGAGCCACTGGGCCAAGCAGCACGGTGGTCACGGCCTGCGCCACCGGAACCGGAGCCATCGGTGACGCGGCCCGCTATATCCAACTCGGTCTGGCCGACGTGATGATCGCGGGCGGCTCGGAAGCAGCGATTACGCCCATTGCCATTGGCGGATTTTCCAACATGAAGGCGCTGAGTACCCGCAACGACGATCCCCAGACCGCCAGCCGTCCCTTTGCTGCGGGCCGCGACGGGTTCGTGCTGGGCGAGGGCGCGGGCGTGGTCATTCTGGAGGAATACGAAAAGGCCAGGGCACGCGGGGCCACCATCTACGCCGAAATCGTGGGCTACGGCACCAGCGCCGACGCGCACCACATCACCATGCCTGCCCCCGAAGGACGCGGCGCACAGGTCGCCATGCGGATGGCGCTCGCCACGGCGGGCGTGAACCCCGATCAGGTGGGATACATCAACGCGCACGGCACCAGCACGCACTTTAACGACCTCCACGAAACGCAGGGCATCAAGGCCGTGTTTGGCGATCATGCCCACAAGTTGGCGGTGTCGTCCACCAAATCCATGACCGGGCACCTGCTGGGCGCGGCGGGAGCCATCGAAGCTATTGCCGTGGCGCAGGCCCTCAAAGACGGCATCTTGCCCCCCACCATCAACCTCGCGGGCGATGAAGACCCAGCGCTGGACTTGGATTACATCCCGGAAGGGGCGCGGCAAACGCAAGTGGAATACGCCCTGAGCAACTCGTTCGCCTTCGGTGGGCAAAACGCGGCGCTGCTGTTCCGCCGGGTGTAA
- the ppk1 gene encoding polyphosphate kinase 1: MSTVANEGSQFLNRELSWLAFNERVLSEARDTRNPPLERLKYAAICGSNLDEFFMVRVAGVHRQIAAGVQTPGPDGLSPRQTLDMVRDRTHTMLREIEKAARKTLRDLAAEGVRLVRVAELGKRARAQLREHYLSEIQPVLTPLVVDPSHPFPYLSNLSLNLAVLLDAGEGEDPDFARVKIPVGVLPRIVPVGDALLLLEDVIAAHIGELFKGRNVLAAHVFRVTRNTDYEFEEEEAEDLLATIEDGLRRRRFGSAVRLEMMRETPAEIIGFLQERLRLAPQDIFMLEGPLGTADLMFLPVKRPDLAFPDFIPAVPDLDGDDEDGMFDTIRRGDVVLHHPYDSFSNVLNFVEEASRDPQVLAIKQTLYRTGDDPRLLGALRTAAENGKQVVALIELKARFDEQRNISWARKLERAGAHVVYGMAGLKTHAKVTMIVRREEGGLRRYVHVGTGNYNPKTARLYTDLSLLSADPNLGADIAELFNHLTGYAEAEYTHLLVAPDTARSGFEMLLDREAEHARAGQEAWARIKVNSLTDPGMIEALYRAAGAGVRIELILRGVCCLRPGLPGLSETIRVRSLLGRYLEHARIYAFGNAGQPEVYFGSADWMSRNLDRRVEVIAPVLDDTHRDQFLRILNTEWADTRGSWELQGDGQYEKLRGDFSAQQSFADSRHPG, translated from the coding sequence ATGTCCACGGTGGCGAACGAGGGCAGCCAGTTTCTGAACCGCGAGTTGTCTTGGCTGGCCTTCAATGAGCGCGTTCTCTCGGAAGCCCGCGACACGCGCAACCCGCCGCTGGAGCGCCTGAAGTACGCGGCCATCTGCGGCAGTAATTTGGATGAGTTTTTTATGGTGCGCGTGGCGGGCGTACATCGCCAGATTGCGGCGGGCGTACAGACCCCCGGCCCCGATGGACTCTCGCCGCGTCAGACGCTGGATATGGTGCGTGACCGGACGCATACCATGCTGCGCGAGATAGAGAAGGCCGCCCGCAAAACCCTGCGTGACCTCGCTGCCGAGGGTGTGAGGCTGGTGCGCGTGGCCGAGCTGGGCAAGCGGGCGCGGGCGCAACTGCGCGAGCATTACCTCTCCGAGATTCAGCCCGTACTCACGCCGCTGGTCGTCGACCCCAGCCATCCCTTTCCGTACCTCAGCAACCTGAGCCTGAATCTGGCCGTGCTTCTGGACGCCGGAGAGGGCGAAGACCCCGATTTTGCCCGCGTGAAAATTCCGGTGGGTGTGTTGCCCCGCATCGTGCCGGTAGGCGACGCCCTCCTGCTGCTGGAAGACGTGATTGCCGCCCACATCGGGGAACTGTTTAAGGGCCGGAATGTGCTGGCCGCGCATGTATTCCGCGTGACCCGCAACACCGATTACGAGTTCGAGGAAGAGGAAGCCGAAGACCTGCTGGCAACCATCGAGGACGGATTGCGCCGCCGCCGTTTCGGGTCGGCGGTGAGGCTGGAAATGATGCGTGAGACGCCCGCCGAGATTATCGGTTTCCTTCAGGAGCGGCTGCGGCTGGCCCCCCAAGACATTTTTATGCTGGAAGGCCCGCTGGGAACGGCAGACCTGATGTTCCTGCCCGTCAAGCGCCCCGATCTGGCCTTCCCCGACTTCATCCCCGCCGTGCCTGACCTCGACGGCGACGATGAAGACGGCATGTTCGACACCATCCGCCGGGGCGACGTGGTGCTGCACCATCCCTACGACAGCTTTTCCAACGTGCTGAACTTTGTGGAGGAGGCCTCGCGTGACCCGCAGGTGCTGGCGATCAAGCAGACCCTCTACCGCACGGGCGACGATCCGCGCCTGCTGGGTGCGCTGCGAACCGCCGCCGAAAACGGCAAGCAGGTGGTGGCCCTGATCGAACTGAAGGCCCGTTTTGACGAGCAGCGCAATATCAGTTGGGCACGCAAGCTGGAGCGGGCCGGGGCGCACGTGGTGTACGGCATGGCAGGCCTGAAAACCCACGCTAAAGTGACCATGATCGTGCGGCGCGAGGAGGGTGGATTACGGCGTTACGTGCATGTGGGCACCGGCAATTACAATCCCAAAACCGCCCGCCTATACACCGATCTCAGCCTACTGAGTGCCGACCCGAACCTGGGGGCCGACATTGCCGAGTTGTTCAATCACCTGACCGGATACGCCGAGGCCGAATATACGCACCTGTTGGTGGCCCCCGACACTGCCCGCAGCGGCTTCGAGATGCTGCTTGACCGCGAGGCTGAGCACGCCCGCGCCGGGCAGGAGGCCTGGGCACGAATAAAAGTGAACAGCCTGACCGACCCCGGCATGATCGAGGCGCTGTACCGGGCGGCGGGCGCGGGCGTGCGCATAGAACTGATCCTGCGCGGCGTGTGCTGCCTGCGTCCGGGCCTGCCGGGCCTGTCGGAAACCATTCGCGTCCGCAGTCTGTTGGGGCGCTACCTCGAACACGCCCGCATCTACGCTTTCGGCAACGCAGGCCAGCCCGAAGTGTATTTCGGCAGTGCCGACTGGATGAGCCGCAACTTAGACCGCCGTGTAGAAGTGATTGCGCCCGTGCTGGACGACACCCACCGCGATCAGTTCCTGCGGATTCTGAACACCGAATGGGCCGACACACGCGGCTCGTGGGAACTGCAAGGAGACGGCCAGTACGAAAAACTACGCGGAGATTTCAGCGCCCAGCAGAGCTTCGCCGATTCGCGTCATCCCGGCTGA
- a CDS encoding nucleotidyltransferase family protein — MTDSEFLHLVRLNLVNAAILDRLAQVEPFAPQVHLVAGALFQTVWNVQSGQAPQAGIRDYDLFYWNPDTSYEAEDAVIGRAADLFSDLSVRIEVRNQARVHLWFREKYGLSRPPLTSARDGVLQFLVECTCVGIDAAGKLYAPYGLHDLAAGVLRPNPLNHTPELYAAKAHDYHQRWPWLREAQTQSGETGPQPG, encoded by the coding sequence ATGACTGATTCGGAATTCCTTCACCTCGTCAGGCTCAATCTAGTCAATGCGGCCATTTTGGATCGCCTGGCGCAAGTGGAACCGTTCGCGCCGCAAGTTCATCTGGTGGCTGGGGCACTATTTCAGACCGTGTGGAATGTGCAGAGTGGGCAGGCACCGCAGGCAGGCATCCGCGACTACGACCTGTTTTACTGGAATCCAGACACCAGTTACGAGGCCGAAGACGCCGTGATTGGCCGTGCCGCCGACCTATTCAGCGACCTCAGTGTGCGGATCGAGGTCAGGAATCAGGCCCGCGTTCACCTGTGGTTCAGAGAAAAATATGGCCTGTCGCGCCCGCCGCTGACCAGTGCCCGCGACGGTGTGCTGCAATTTCTGGTGGAATGCACCTGTGTGGGCATCGACGCGGCGGGCAAACTGTACGCACCGTATGGCCTGCACGATCTGGCGGCGGGTGTGCTGCGGCCCAATCCCCTCAACCACACGCCCGAACTGTACGCGGCCAAGGCCCACGATTACCACCAGCGTTGGCCGTGGCTGCGGGAGGCCCAAACTCAGTCGGGGGAAACCGGGCCTCAGCCGGGATGA